One window from the genome of Thermus sediminis encodes:
- a CDS encoding acyl-CoA thioesterase, which yields MEGFPVVVPIEVRFRDLDALGHVNNAVYLTYLEMARVAYFSRLKRDWLEKGHFILARAEVDFLRPILLEDPVEVGVRVVRLGRSSFEMEYLVRAGGEEAARGKTVQVWLEGGRPAPLPQEVRDRIAQMEGRPL from the coding sequence GTGGAAGGCTTTCCCGTGGTGGTCCCCATAGAGGTGCGCTTCCGCGACCTGGACGCTTTGGGGCACGTGAACAACGCCGTTTACCTGACCTACTTGGAGATGGCCCGGGTGGCCTACTTTTCTCGGCTAAAAAGGGACTGGCTGGAGAAAGGGCACTTCATCCTGGCCCGGGCGGAGGTGGACTTCCTGAGGCCCATCCTTCTGGAAGATCCCGTGGAGGTAGGGGTGAGGGTGGTGCGCCTGGGTCGCTCCAGCTTTGAGATGGAGTACCTGGTGCGGGCGGGGGGAGAGGAGGCGGCCCGGGGCAAAACCGTTCAGGTTTGGCTGGAAGGGGGAAGGCCTGCTCCCCTTCCCCAGGAGGTGCGGGATCGCATCGCCCAAATGGAGGGAAGGCCTCTTTAG
- a CDS encoding M3 family oligoendopeptidase gives MTETTWDLTPLFPSLESPEFQRAWEGLRARIDGLKDLLEREAPLSEVLSALDILLEEALPLHAYLYARFSADTGDEAALAKLSELEVLFLDYQRLRPRLTRYLALKEPEEAGPYRLLVEEAKEEALHMMPEGEETLAAELSLSGRRAWAKLHENLTSQITAVVDGEEMPISKVRNLYLRPEEEVRKKAYRAELLAWEGHEVPLAYALNGVKGEAVVLNRRRGYKDDLEPSLLQNRITRRALSAMQEAVKESLPLFRRYYLLKAKALGKERLDFYDLFAPIGQGRRWTLEEARSFLVEKLSAFSQNAAQVAEAAFLERWMDLLPRKGKVGGAYCMPRGGGKSLILANYEESFESLSTLAHELGHAYHNFALARVPASLRDVPMTLAETASIMNETLVVEAALKEASPEEGLLILDAYLQGAAQVVVDIYSRFLFESRVFQKRGARELSPREFKELMVEAQKAAYGEALASFHPYMWAVKGHYYGADFYNYPYTFGLLFGLALYREAKEDPAFMERYETLLSESGMRSAKELAGRYGFDLESPEFWRKGLKVLAEKVEALEGRLA, from the coding sequence ATGACCGAGACCACCTGGGACCTGACCCCCCTCTTCCCTAGCTTGGAGAGCCCGGAGTTCCAAAGGGCTTGGGAGGGCCTAAGGGCCCGCATCGACGGGCTCAAGGACCTCCTGGAACGGGAGGCCCCCCTTTCCGAGGTACTCTCCGCCCTGGACATCCTCCTCGAGGAGGCCCTTCCCCTCCACGCCTACCTCTACGCCCGCTTCAGCGCCGACACGGGAGACGAAGCCGCCTTGGCCAAGCTCTCCGAGCTGGAGGTTCTCTTCTTGGACTATCAACGCCTGAGGCCCCGACTCACCCGCTATCTGGCCCTCAAGGAACCAGAGGAGGCCGGCCCTTACCGCCTTCTGGTGGAGGAGGCCAAGGAGGAGGCCCTCCACATGATGCCCGAGGGGGAGGAGACCCTGGCGGCCGAGCTCTCCCTCTCCGGGCGGCGGGCCTGGGCCAAGCTCCACGAGAACCTCACGAGCCAGATCACCGCGGTGGTGGACGGGGAGGAGATGCCCATCAGCAAGGTGCGCAACCTCTACCTCCGCCCCGAGGAGGAGGTGCGCAAGAAGGCCTACAGGGCAGAGCTTCTGGCCTGGGAAGGGCACGAGGTGCCCCTGGCCTACGCCCTGAACGGCGTGAAGGGGGAAGCGGTGGTCCTGAACCGGAGGCGGGGCTACAAGGACGACCTCGAGCCCTCCCTCCTGCAAAACCGCATCACCAGGAGGGCCCTTTCCGCTATGCAGGAGGCGGTGAAGGAAAGCCTTCCCCTTTTCCGGCGCTACTACCTCCTGAAGGCCAAGGCCCTGGGCAAGGAAAGGCTGGATTTCTACGACCTCTTTGCCCCCATCGGCCAGGGGCGGCGTTGGACCCTGGAAGAGGCCCGAAGCTTCCTTGTGGAGAAGCTTTCCGCCTTCTCCCAAAACGCCGCCCAGGTGGCCGAGGCCGCCTTCCTTGAGCGCTGGATGGACCTCCTGCCCCGCAAGGGCAAGGTGGGCGGGGCCTACTGCATGCCCAGAGGTGGGGGAAAGAGCCTCATCCTGGCCAACTACGAGGAGAGCTTCGAGTCCCTTTCCACCCTGGCCCACGAGCTGGGCCACGCCTACCACAACTTCGCCCTGGCCCGGGTCCCCGCCTCCCTGCGGGACGTACCCATGACCCTGGCGGAAACGGCCAGCATCATGAACGAGACCCTGGTGGTGGAGGCCGCCCTCAAGGAGGCCTCCCCCGAGGAGGGTCTTCTCATCCTGGACGCCTACCTCCAGGGGGCGGCCCAGGTGGTGGTGGACATATATAGCCGCTTCCTCTTTGAGTCCCGGGTGTTCCAAAAGAGGGGGGCCCGGGAGCTCTCCCCTAGGGAGTTCAAGGAGCTCATGGTGGAAGCCCAGAAGGCCGCCTACGGGGAAGCCCTGGCCTCCTTCCATCCCTACATGTGGGCGGTGAAGGGGCACTACTACGGCGCGGACTTCTACAACTACCCCTACACCTTCGGCCTCCTCTTCGGCCTGGCCCTCTACCGCGAGGCCAAGGAGGACCCCGCCTTTATGGAACGCTACGAAACCCTCCTATCCGAGTCCGGCATGCGCAGCGCCAAAGAGCTCGCGGGCCGCTATGGCTTTGACCTGGAAAGCCCAGAGTTCTGGCGGAAGGGCCTGAAGGTTCTGGCCGAGAAGGTGGAGGCGCTGGAGGGTCGCCTTGCCTGA
- a CDS encoding arsenate reductase ArsC: MRLLVLCTHNSARSQMAEAWLRHYAQALGVDLEVHSAGTEKTFVKEEAKRVMAEVGLDLSGHSSKTLLEVPDPWDFDLVLTVCDQAKEACPAYPAKTLKRHASFPDPSGKPLDEWRKVRDALGRMSLYLVENLKAGRIPSDGALKEASGL; the protein is encoded by the coding sequence ATGCGTCTCCTTGTCCTTTGCACCCACAACTCCGCCCGAAGCCAGATGGCCGAGGCCTGGCTCAGGCACTATGCCCAGGCGCTGGGGGTGGACCTCGAGGTCCACTCCGCGGGCACGGAGAAAACCTTCGTCAAGGAAGAGGCCAAAAGGGTGATGGCCGAGGTGGGCCTGGACCTCTCGGGCCACTCCTCCAAGACCCTCTTGGAGGTCCCCGACCCCTGGGATTTTGACTTGGTCCTCACCGTCTGCGACCAGGCCAAGGAGGCCTGCCCCGCCTACCCCGCCAAGACCCTGAAGCGCCACGCCTCCTTTCCCGACCCCTCGGGCAAGCCCCTGGACGAGTGGCGAAAGGTGCGGGACGCCCTGGGGCGGATGAGCCTTTACCTGGTGGAGAACCTAAAGGCGGGGCGCATCCCCTCGGATGGGGCTCTGAAGGAGGCTAGCGGCCTATAG
- the ubiE gene encoding bifunctional demethylmenaquinone methyltransferase/2-methoxy-6-polyprenyl-1,4-benzoquinol methylase UbiE: MAAPPEEKARRVQRMFSEIAPRYDLLNRLLSFGADLRWRRRAVALALEKGPKRILDLATGTGDLALLLKRAAPEAEVVGVDFAPPMLEIARRKALSQGLEVAFQEADALALPFPDGSFDAVTIAFGFRNFADYRKALEELVRVLSPGGRLLILEFPPPPKGVFGLVYRVYFQRVLPFLGGLISGSYGAYRYLPESVEAFPEPEALKALMEEAGFRVRYELLTFGVAALHIGDL, from the coding sequence GTGGCGGCTCCACCCGAGGAAAAGGCCAGGCGGGTACAGCGGATGTTCTCGGAGATCGCCCCCCGCTACGACCTCCTGAACCGGCTGCTCTCCTTTGGGGCCGACCTCCGCTGGCGTAGGCGGGCGGTGGCCCTGGCCTTGGAGAAGGGGCCCAAGCGCATCCTGGACCTGGCCACGGGCACGGGGGACCTGGCCCTCCTCCTGAAGAGGGCTGCCCCAGAGGCGGAGGTGGTGGGGGTGGACTTCGCCCCGCCCATGTTGGAGATCGCTCGCAGGAAGGCCCTTTCCCAGGGGCTAGAGGTGGCCTTCCAGGAGGCGGACGCCCTGGCCCTGCCCTTTCCTGACGGCAGCTTTGACGCCGTCACCATCGCCTTCGGTTTCCGCAACTTCGCCGACTACCGGAAGGCCCTGGAGGAACTTGTCCGGGTCCTCTCCCCTGGGGGGAGGCTTTTGATCCTGGAGTTTCCCCCGCCCCCCAAGGGGGTTTTTGGCCTGGTCTACCGGGTCTACTTCCAAAGGGTCCTGCCCTTTTTGGGGGGGCTCATTTCCGGGAGCTATGGCGCCTACCGCTACCTGCCGGAGAGCGTGGAGGCCTTTCCGGAGCCCGAGGCCCTGAAGGCCCTCATGGAGGAGGCGGGGTTTCGCGTGCGCTACGAGCTCCTCACCTTCGGGGTGGCGGCGCTCCACATAGGGGACCTATAG
- a CDS encoding ABC transporter permease yields the protein MNLETAFWIALFFSTLRQTTPLLFAALGGMFSERGGVVNIALEGIILFGALTAVVVVERFEAALGPGPHPWLPWLGVLSAMAVGGLVAAVHAVVSIKYRADQIISATAINLLALGAPSLVLTYFYGNATNSNEVANRLPLFLGLSPLVYLAFLLVPLTWWVLFKTPFGLRLRAVGEHPEAADTLGVKVYRLRYTGVILSGVLAGLAGAYLSIGFLNQFVRGMSAGLGFIALAAMIFGKWHPLGILFSTLLFGFANALAIQLQGTDILPAVLVQAFPYVVTVLVLAGFIGRSRPPAAVGKPYEK from the coding sequence ATGAACCTGGAAACGGCCTTCTGGATCGCCCTCTTCTTCTCTACCTTGCGCCAGACCACGCCCCTGCTCTTCGCCGCCCTGGGAGGGATGTTCTCCGAACGGGGCGGGGTGGTGAACATCGCCCTCGAGGGCATCATCCTCTTCGGGGCCCTCACGGCGGTGGTGGTCGTGGAGCGGTTTGAGGCTGCCCTGGGTCCTGGGCCCCACCCCTGGCTGCCCTGGCTGGGGGTCCTCTCGGCCATGGCCGTGGGGGGCCTGGTGGCCGCCGTGCACGCCGTGGTCTCCATCAAGTACCGGGCGGACCAGATCATCAGCGCCACCGCCATCAACCTCCTGGCCCTGGGGGCCCCGAGCCTGGTCCTCACCTACTTCTACGGGAACGCCACCAACTCCAACGAGGTGGCGAACCGCCTCCCCCTCTTCCTGGGCCTCTCCCCCCTGGTCTATCTGGCCTTCCTCCTGGTGCCCTTGACCTGGTGGGTCCTCTTCAAGACCCCCTTTGGCCTGCGCCTCCGGGCCGTGGGGGAGCACCCCGAGGCCGCGGACACCCTGGGGGTCAAGGTCTACCGCCTGCGCTACACCGGGGTCATCCTCTCGGGGGTCCTGGCGGGCTTGGCGGGGGCCTACCTTTCCATCGGCTTCCTCAACCAGTTCGTGCGGGGCATGTCCGCAGGGCTTGGCTTCATCGCCCTGGCGGCCATGATCTTCGGCAAGTGGCACCCCTTGGGCATCCTCTTCTCCACTCTCCTCTTCGGCTTCGCCAACGCCCTCGCCATCCAGCTCCAGGGCACGGACATCCTGCCCGCCGTCTTGGTCCAGGCCTTTCCCTACGTGGTCACCGTCTTGGTCCTGGCGGGGTTCATCGGCAGAAGCCGTCCCCCAGCGGCAGTGGGCAAGCCCTACGAGAAGTAG
- a CDS encoding PSP1 domain-containing protein has protein sequence MTVGVRFRTPVLRYFRFQGEAPPLEAYVVVRTGRGLEVGRVRTPPRPEKGVGEVVRLASKEDLDRAARLRARAEEALFYLKARLKEEGVAAKVLGCDFTLDGRHLKVRYAAAERVNLRAFTRELQERYGARVEFLAEGPREEAQYLGALGACGMESCCSTWLQGFAQVSIKLARDQGLPLSPEKISGPCGRLLCCLAYEHPVYQELLSELPRRNARVCTKAGVCGKVQKVNPLKGTVELLLEEGRSLEVAKEELQ, from the coding sequence ATGACCGTAGGCGTCCGCTTCCGCACCCCCGTCCTCCGGTATTTTCGCTTCCAGGGGGAGGCCCCGCCCCTGGAGGCGTACGTGGTGGTGCGTACGGGCCGGGGCCTCGAGGTGGGCCGGGTGCGCACGCCCCCTAGGCCGGAGAAGGGGGTGGGGGAGGTGGTGCGCCTGGCCAGCAAGGAGGATCTGGACCGGGCGGCGAGGCTTAGGGCCAGGGCGGAGGAGGCCCTTTTCTACCTGAAGGCCCGCCTCAAGGAGGAGGGGGTGGCCGCCAAGGTCTTGGGGTGCGACTTCACCCTGGACGGCCGCCACCTCAAGGTGCGCTACGCCGCCGCGGAGCGGGTGAACCTCAGGGCCTTCACCCGGGAGCTCCAGGAGCGCTACGGGGCCCGGGTGGAGTTCCTGGCGGAGGGCCCCAGGGAGGAGGCCCAGTACCTGGGGGCGTTGGGGGCCTGCGGCATGGAGTCTTGCTGCTCCACCTGGCTCCAGGGCTTCGCCCAGGTGTCCATCAAGCTGGCCCGGGACCAGGGGCTTCCCCTCTCCCCCGAGAAGATCTCCGGGCCCTGCGGCCGCCTCCTCTGCTGCCTGGCCTACGAGCACCCCGTCTACCAGGAGCTCCTTTCGGAGCTTCCCCGGAGGAACGCCCGGGTCTGCACCAAGGCGGGGGTCTGCGGCAAAGTGCAGAAGGTGAATCCCCTCAAGGGGACGGTGGAGCTCCTGCTGGAGGAGGGGAGGAGCCTCGAGGTGGCCAAGGAGGAGCTCCAATGA
- a CDS encoding DNA polymerase III subunit delta': MAPYPAHPGGIIGHEAILELLPKLQAATLLFSGPEGVGRRPVARWYAVGLNRGFPPPPLEAHPDLLEIGPREGGLRGEAEVRLEEVEPLFAWFQSYPRERVKVAILDAAHLLTEAAANALLKLLEEPPSYGRLILIAPGRETLLPTLASRALEVAFGPVPEERLRTLTQDPDLLAYAAGAPGRLLRALSDPLAFQGRLEVARRVLESPLLERLGLLQELLAEEEGFFLLHALLRGRPRALLALEEAWEALKAYVSPDLVLARLALDLEG; the protein is encoded by the coding sequence GTGGCTCCATACCCGGCTCACCCTGGGGGAATAATCGGCCACGAGGCCATCCTGGAGCTCCTTCCCAAGCTCCAGGCCGCCACCCTCCTCTTCTCCGGCCCCGAAGGGGTGGGAAGGCGCCCCGTGGCCCGCTGGTACGCCGTGGGCCTCAACCGGGGCTTCCCCCCGCCCCCTCTGGAGGCCCACCCCGACCTCCTGGAGATCGGGCCCAGGGAGGGGGGCCTGAGGGGGGAGGCCGAGGTGCGCCTCGAAGAGGTGGAGCCCCTCTTCGCCTGGTTCCAGAGCTACCCCCGGGAGCGGGTCAAGGTGGCCATCCTGGACGCGGCCCACCTCCTCACCGAGGCCGCGGCCAACGCCCTCCTGAAGCTTTTGGAGGAGCCCCCTTCCTATGGGCGCCTGATCCTCATCGCCCCAGGCCGGGAGACCCTCCTCCCCACCCTGGCCAGCCGGGCCCTGGAGGTGGCCTTCGGCCCGGTTCCCGAGGAGAGGCTTCGGACCCTGACCCAGGACCCGGACCTCCTGGCCTACGCTGCCGGGGCCCCGGGCCGCCTGCTTCGGGCCCTTTCTGACCCCCTGGCCTTCCAGGGGAGGCTAGAGGTGGCGAGGAGGGTCTTGGAGAGCCCCCTCCTGGAGCGCCTGGGGCTCTTGCAGGAACTCCTTGCCGAGGAAGAGGGCTTCTTCCTCCTCCACGCCCTCCTAAGGGGGCGGCCCAGGGCCCTTCTGGCCCTGGAGGAGGCCTGGGAGGCTTTGAAGGCCTATGTGAGTCCGGACCTGGTCCTGGCCCGCCTGGCCTTAGACTTAGAGGGATGA